In Polynucleobacter sp. MWH-S4W17, a genomic segment contains:
- the purL gene encoding phosphoribosylformylglycinamidine synthase, protein MSFFHFLSGADALSPFRQQRLLATLAAQGVDLESIEAQYLHFIWSEAELKAKDQEVMASLLTYGQPFHSKIHPGKPWFGTGKGENQGAIVIPRFGTLSPWASKATDIARQCGLDVLRIERGVQFSWKSKKALTPEQKKLVLAAIHDRMTETVIDSTDAANALYQSLEDKPLTRIPVMTEGRVALDKANQELGLALSDDEVAYIVENFIRLQRNPSDVELIMFAQANSEHCRHKIFNSSWTIDGDDQERSLFAMIRNTHQLHPEGTIIAYSDNSAVMVGCEAETWVPQGKDQLYEKDTRLVHTLMKVETHNHPTAIAPFPGASTGAGGEIRDEGATGIGGRPKAGLTGFSVSNLNIPGTDLPWENLKYGKPERIATPLQIMIEGPLGGAAFNNEFGRPILGGYFRVFEQTLDGIRRGYHKPIMIAGGIGSIDSIHTEKKAIKAGHLFIQLGGPGMRIGMGGATGSSVATGTNTADLDFDSVQRGNPEMERRAQEVINACRALGDRNPIVSIHDVGAGGISNAFPELADGAGLGASFKLRSVPLEESGMSPAEIWCNESQERYVLAIDAKDLDLFKSFCERERCPFAVVGEATTERQLELSDSKQPLSDDAALPIDMPMEVLLGKPPKMHRNVTRVDQEFKELDVTDADLAQSIAWVLQQPTVASKSFLITIGDRTVGGLNARDQFVGPWQVPVADCAVTLMDYKGYRGEAMSMGERTPLAVIDAPAAARMAVGEAITNLLAADIASLESVKLSANWMAACGSPGEDAKLYDSVKAIGMELCPALGISIPVGKDSLSMSTAWQDGDEAKKVVAPVSLIISAFASVLDARKTLTPLLQLKGKDGSPQETELILIDLGRGKNRMAGSILAQVLDQSGKSVPDIDHPEDLKALAAAIIELRKANKLLAYHDRSDGGLFAAVAEMAFASHCGISLNVDMIAMDAGQEPDYGDAKNWAQQVSGRRHEQTMRALFNEELGAVIQVRKEDRDAVFAVLRNLGLSAHSHVIGKPNTNGRIEIWRDAKNIFAEPREMLQKIWTNTSYQIARLRDNPACADSEFSLLDNVADTGMNPKLTFNPSEDIAAPFITKNVRPKVAILREQGVNSHVEMAYTVNWAGFDSYDVHMSDLLSGKAKLEDFRGLIACGGFSYGDVLGAGEGWAKTILFNQQLRDQFSKFFERQDSFALGVCNGCQMMSNLSGIIPGAEAWPKFTRNQSEQYEARLVMAEVMASPSIFTQGMEGSQIPIAIAHGEGFANFSQQGSLEQIQKQGLASLRFVDHQGNPTEIYPMNPNGSPNGLSGVTTPDGRFMVMMPHPERVFRAVQMSWCPPEWLDTPDGASPWLRLFRNARRWAN, encoded by the coding sequence CTCCAGAGCAAAAAAAATTAGTGCTAGCTGCGATACACGACAGAATGACCGAAACGGTGATTGATTCTACGGATGCAGCCAATGCTTTATACCAATCTCTCGAAGACAAGCCTCTAACTCGCATACCAGTGATGACTGAAGGCAGAGTTGCCCTTGATAAAGCTAATCAGGAATTAGGCCTTGCCTTATCTGATGATGAGGTAGCGTACATTGTCGAAAACTTTATCCGCCTGCAACGCAACCCATCAGATGTTGAGTTAATTATGTTTGCGCAAGCAAATAGCGAACACTGTCGCCATAAGATATTTAATTCCAGCTGGACAATTGATGGGGATGATCAAGAACGCTCTTTATTTGCCATGATCCGCAATACACACCAATTGCATCCAGAGGGAACGATCATTGCGTATTCTGATAACTCCGCAGTCATGGTTGGCTGTGAAGCGGAAACCTGGGTTCCTCAAGGCAAAGATCAGCTCTACGAAAAAGATACTCGCCTAGTCCATACCCTCATGAAGGTGGAGACACATAATCACCCGACTGCAATTGCTCCTTTTCCTGGGGCATCTACAGGTGCGGGCGGTGAAATTCGTGATGAGGGAGCAACTGGCATTGGTGGCCGACCTAAAGCTGGTCTGACCGGTTTCTCAGTTTCCAATTTGAATATTCCAGGCACAGACCTTCCTTGGGAGAATCTGAAATACGGTAAGCCTGAGCGCATTGCTACACCTTTACAAATCATGATTGAGGGTCCACTAGGCGGCGCTGCATTTAATAATGAGTTTGGCCGACCAATCTTGGGTGGTTACTTCAGAGTCTTTGAGCAAACATTAGATGGCATACGCCGCGGCTATCACAAGCCCATCATGATTGCTGGTGGCATTGGAAGTATTGATTCTATTCATACTGAAAAAAAAGCAATTAAAGCAGGGCACCTATTCATTCAATTGGGCGGTCCAGGTATGCGAATCGGCATGGGCGGTGCTACGGGTAGCTCTGTTGCAACTGGGACTAATACTGCCGATCTTGATTTTGATTCTGTACAGCGAGGCAACCCAGAAATGGAGCGTCGCGCGCAAGAAGTGATTAATGCATGCCGCGCTCTGGGTGACCGCAATCCAATTGTTTCTATTCATGATGTAGGCGCGGGTGGCATATCAAATGCATTCCCGGAGCTTGCAGATGGAGCTGGATTGGGGGCTTCATTTAAACTTCGGAGCGTTCCACTCGAAGAAAGTGGCATGAGTCCTGCAGAGATTTGGTGCAATGAATCTCAGGAACGTTATGTTTTGGCAATTGATGCCAAGGACTTAGATTTATTTAAATCATTTTGCGAACGTGAACGCTGCCCCTTTGCGGTAGTTGGAGAAGCGACTACTGAACGTCAACTGGAATTAAGTGACTCAAAGCAGCCGTTATCTGATGATGCAGCGCTGCCAATTGATATGCCGATGGAAGTTTTGCTTGGTAAGCCTCCAAAGATGCATCGCAACGTTACAAGAGTTGACCAGGAGTTCAAAGAATTAGATGTAACTGATGCCGATCTTGCCCAATCAATAGCCTGGGTCTTGCAACAACCTACCGTAGCTAGCAAATCTTTCTTAATTACGATTGGTGACAGAACTGTTGGCGGTCTAAATGCCAGGGATCAGTTTGTTGGTCCATGGCAAGTACCAGTAGCTGATTGCGCCGTAACCCTGATGGATTACAAGGGGTATCGCGGCGAAGCTATGTCCATGGGTGAAAGAACTCCATTAGCGGTTATAGACGCACCAGCAGCTGCACGCATGGCAGTGGGTGAGGCGATTACCAATCTCTTGGCTGCAGATATTGCCAGCCTCGAAAGCGTAAAACTTTCTGCAAACTGGATGGCAGCATGCGGATCTCCTGGCGAGGATGCTAAGCTTTATGACTCCGTTAAAGCAATCGGTATGGAGCTGTGTCCCGCGCTTGGAATATCGATCCCAGTGGGTAAAGACTCTCTATCTATGTCTACCGCATGGCAAGATGGTGATGAGGCCAAGAAAGTAGTCGCACCCGTATCTTTAATTATTTCTGCTTTTGCATCTGTGCTTGATGCCCGTAAAACATTGACACCTCTGCTTCAATTAAAGGGCAAAGACGGATCTCCACAAGAGACTGAGCTGATCTTGATTGATTTAGGGCGTGGCAAGAATCGTATGGCGGGAAGTATTTTGGCTCAAGTACTTGATCAGTCCGGAAAGTCAGTGCCTGATATTGATCATCCAGAAGATCTCAAGGCTTTGGCCGCCGCCATAATTGAACTGCGGAAAGCGAATAAGCTTTTGGCCTATCACGACCGTTCTGATGGCGGGTTATTTGCCGCCGTCGCTGAAATGGCTTTTGCCTCTCATTGCGGAATTTCGCTCAACGTCGATATGATCGCTATGGACGCTGGACAGGAGCCTGATTATGGTGATGCCAAGAATTGGGCGCAGCAGGTTTCTGGTCGCCGCCATGAGCAAACGATGCGCGCATTATTTAATGAAGAGTTAGGCGCAGTAATTCAAGTTCGCAAAGAAGATCGTGATGCGGTGTTTGCCGTATTGAGAAATTTGGGCTTAAGTGCTCATAGCCATGTGATCGGCAAACCCAATACCAACGGTCGTATTGAAATTTGGCGTGATGCTAAAAATATTTTTGCTGAGCCGCGTGAGATGCTGCAAAAGATCTGGACCAATACTAGCTATCAAATAGCCCGTTTACGTGACAATCCTGCCTGTGCTGATAGTGAATTCTCGCTCTTGGACAATGTTGCCGATACAGGGATGAATCCTAAACTCACATTCAATCCTTCTGAAGATATTGCAGCGCCGTTTATCACTAAGAATGTACGCCCTAAAGTAGCCATATTGCGAGAGCAGGGCGTGAACTCCCATGTTGAAATGGCATATACAGTAAATTGGGCTGGATTTGATAGCTATGATGTCCACATGTCTGATTTACTCAGTGGCAAGGCTAAATTAGAAGACTTTAGAGGGCTTATTGCTTGTGGTGGCTTTAGTTACGGAGATGTATTGGGGGCTGGAGAAGGCTGGGCAAAAACAATTCTGTTCAACCAACAGCTTCGTGATCAGTTTTCTAAGTTCTTTGAGCGTCAAGACAGCTTTGCGTTAGGTGTTTGTAACGGCTGCCAAATGATGAGCAATCTCTCGGGAATTATTCCGGGTGCAGAAGCATGGCCTAAATTTACGCGTAATCAATCGGAGCAATATGAAGCGCGCTTAGTGATGGCTGAAGTAATGGCTTCGCCTTCCATATTCACCCAAGGCATGGAAGGCAGTCAGATACCTATTGCCATCGCTCACGGTGAGGGATTCGCCAACTTCAGCCAACAAGGCAGCTTAGAGCAAATTCAAAAGCAGGGCTTAGCTTCACTCCGCTTTGTGGATCATCAAGGCAACCCAACAGAAATTTATCCAATGAATCCAAACGGGTCTCCCAATGGTTTAAGTGGGGTCACGACACCTGATGGTCGTTTTATGGTCATGATGCCTCATCCCGAGCGTGTATTTAGAGCTGTGCAGATGAGCTGGTGTCCGCCTGAATGGTTGGATACCCCTGATGGTGCTAGCCCTTGGCTACGCCTATTCCGCAATGCCCGTCGTTGGGCGAATTAA
- a CDS encoding spermidine synthase, protein MVLALGYAYSAMPVVGRIKLSADGLMEPVTFSESGGVRYLHFGTDSIQGAMRIRDPDEIYLEYNQQMMAWLLFLETKPGMRIAQLGLGTGALTKFQHRYCPAVKTTVVEFNPAVIVSARSMFFTPDDDRRLETLQADAKLFVKNKKYQDCFDAVQVDLYDAICDGPAASSLDFYKGCYDILKGPGVMTVNLFSRHKSFDINLKNICEAFDNRVLLFPESHDCNVVAIAFKGPKLEAEWKGVSKRAKLILEKTGLPTNKWVSGISRENARQEDKLSI, encoded by the coding sequence ATGGTGCTAGCCCTTGGCTACGCCTATTCCGCAATGCCCGTCGTTGGGCGAATTAAGTTGTCTGCTGATGGATTAATGGAGCCGGTCACTTTTTCTGAAAGTGGCGGCGTTCGTTATCTTCACTTTGGTACGGACTCCATTCAGGGAGCGATGCGTATTCGTGATCCTGATGAGATTTATTTAGAGTACAACCAGCAGATGATGGCCTGGCTATTATTTTTGGAAACTAAGCCCGGCATGCGGATAGCCCAGCTAGGTTTAGGTACCGGCGCATTAACAAAATTTCAACATCGATATTGCCCAGCTGTGAAAACTACCGTAGTAGAGTTCAATCCCGCTGTAATCGTTTCTGCAAGATCTATGTTTTTTACACCTGACGATGATCGCCGCTTAGAAACTCTACAAGCTGATGCAAAACTATTCGTCAAGAATAAAAAGTATCAAGACTGCTTTGATGCTGTTCAGGTTGATTTGTATGATGCCATTTGCGATGGTCCTGCGGCAAGCTCTTTGGATTTTTATAAAGGTTGCTACGATATTCTCAAAGGGCCCGGTGTGATGACGGTGAATTTATTCTCGCGACACAAAAGCTTTGATATAAACCTTAAGAATATCTGCGAAGCTTTTGATAACAGGGTGCTCTTATTTCCTGAGTCCCATGATTGCAATGTCGTCGCAATCGCATTTAAGGGCCCTAAGCTCGAGGCGGAATGGAAGGGTGTCTCAAAACGGGCAAAACTGATCCTTGAAAAAACTGGGCTCCCTACTAATAAATGGGTTTCAGGCATTAGTCGGGAGAATGCCCGACAAGAAGATAAGCTTTCGATCTAA
- a CDS encoding bifunctional aconitate hydratase 2/2-methylisocitrate dehydratase translates to MLEAYNALVAERAALGIPALPLTKDQTSELVKLLKNPPAGKEAELVELITNRVPAGVDDAAKVKAEFLDAVAKGTEKSPLISRVRATELLGTMLGGYNIKPLVELLSDSECGVAAAEALKKTLLMFDYFNDVQELAEKGNANAKAVMQSWANADWFTSRPAVPESMKLTVFKVTGETNTDDLSPAPDAWSRPDIPLHATIMLKNPRPGIEPDEVGVRGPMKQIAALQKKGNQIAYVGDVVGTGSSRKSATNSVLWWTGQDIPFVPNKRFGGVCLGTNIAPIFFNTMEDSGALPIELDVSQMNMGDEIELRPYEGKVFKNGKEITSFTLKSPVILDEVRAGGRIPLIVGRGLTAKARAALGLPASTEFRLPVNPVDNKKGFSLAQKMVGRACGLPEGQGVRPGTYCEPHMTTVGSQDTTGPMTRDELKDLACLGFSSDLVMQSFCHTSAYPKPVDIRTQHELPPFMTNRGGVALRPGDGVIHSWLNRLLLPDTCGTGGDSHTRFPIGISFPAGSGLVAFAAATGVMPLDMPESVLVRFKGKMQPGITLRDLVNAIPLYAIKKGLLTVEKQGKKNIFSGRILEIEGLPDLKVEQAFELSDASAERSAGGCTVHLNKEPIIEYMTSNITLMKWMIANGYEDKRTLGRRIKAMEAWIANPQLLKADADADYAEIIEINIDEIKEPILACPNDPDDVKVLSEVAGDKIDEVFIGSCMTNIGHFRAAGQVLQGKKDMPTRLWVAPPTKMDAMVLMEEGYYGMLGAAGARMESPGCSLCMGNQAQIRKGSTAVSTSTRNFPNRLGIDTRVYLASAELASVAALLGRLPTPAEYLEQVKALDAKAGDVYKYMSFDKLKSFSDVADTVTV, encoded by the coding sequence ATGTTAGAAGCCTATAACGCCCTCGTCGCTGAACGCGCAGCTCTCGGTATTCCAGCCCTGCCCTTAACCAAGGATCAAACCTCTGAACTGGTTAAATTGCTAAAAAACCCACCTGCCGGGAAAGAAGCTGAGCTAGTTGAATTAATCACTAACCGTGTTCCTGCTGGTGTAGACGATGCAGCCAAAGTAAAGGCTGAGTTCTTAGACGCTGTTGCCAAAGGTACAGAAAAATCTCCATTGATTTCCCGCGTTCGTGCTACCGAACTTTTGGGCACGATGCTAGGTGGTTACAACATCAAACCGTTAGTAGAGCTTTTATCTGACTCTGAGTGCGGAGTTGCTGCTGCAGAAGCGCTCAAGAAAACACTTTTGATGTTTGATTATTTCAACGACGTTCAAGAGCTTGCTGAAAAAGGCAATGCAAATGCTAAAGCGGTAATGCAAAGTTGGGCCAATGCGGACTGGTTTACTAGCCGCCCTGCAGTTCCAGAAAGCATGAAGTTAACTGTTTTCAAGGTAACCGGTGAAACCAATACCGACGACCTTTCTCCTGCGCCAGACGCATGGAGCCGCCCTGATATTCCGCTACATGCAACCATCATGCTCAAAAACCCTCGTCCTGGCATTGAGCCAGATGAGGTTGGTGTTCGTGGTCCTATGAAGCAAATTGCTGCTCTCCAGAAAAAAGGCAATCAAATTGCCTACGTTGGGGACGTTGTTGGTACAGGCTCATCACGTAAATCTGCAACAAACTCTGTTCTATGGTGGACAGGTCAAGATATTCCATTCGTACCAAACAAGCGTTTTGGTGGTGTGTGCTTAGGCACCAATATCGCCCCGATCTTCTTCAACACAATGGAAGATTCCGGAGCATTGCCAATTGAATTAGATGTTTCTCAAATGAATATGGGTGATGAAATAGAACTTCGCCCATACGAAGGAAAGGTATTCAAAAACGGTAAGGAAATTACCAGCTTTACATTGAAGTCGCCTGTCATTCTGGATGAGGTACGCGCTGGCGGACGCATTCCTTTAATCGTTGGCCGTGGCTTAACTGCTAAAGCACGGGCTGCCCTGGGCTTGCCTGCTTCTACTGAATTCCGCCTTCCAGTTAATCCTGTTGATAACAAGAAGGGCTTCAGCTTGGCTCAAAAGATGGTTGGTAGAGCATGTGGCTTACCAGAGGGCCAAGGTGTTCGGCCCGGTACGTACTGCGAGCCGCATATGACTACTGTTGGCTCACAAGACACAACAGGCCCAATGACGCGCGATGAATTGAAGGACTTGGCTTGCCTTGGCTTCTCTTCCGATCTCGTAATGCAGTCGTTCTGTCATACCTCAGCTTATCCAAAACCTGTAGATATTCGCACTCAACATGAGTTGCCGCCATTCATGACGAATCGTGGTGGCGTTGCCTTGCGACCAGGTGATGGCGTGATCCATAGCTGGTTGAACCGCTTACTCCTCCCAGATACCTGTGGAACTGGTGGCGATAGCCATACTCGCTTCCCAATTGGCATTTCTTTCCCTGCTGGTTCAGGACTAGTTGCTTTCGCAGCTGCTACAGGTGTGATGCCATTAGATATGCCTGAGTCTGTATTGGTGCGCTTTAAAGGCAAGATGCAGCCTGGCATCACCTTACGTGATCTAGTAAATGCCATCCCTTTATATGCAATCAAAAAAGGTTTGTTGACCGTTGAGAAACAAGGCAAGAAGAACATTTTCTCGGGTCGTATTCTTGAAATTGAAGGTCTACCTGACCTAAAAGTTGAGCAAGCGTTTGAATTGTCTGATGCTTCTGCTGAGCGCTCTGCTGGCGGCTGTACTGTTCACTTGAACAAAGAGCCAATTATTGAATATATGACATCAAATATCACCTTGATGAAGTGGATGATTGCTAATGGTTATGAAGATAAGCGTACTCTTGGTCGCCGTATCAAAGCCATGGAAGCTTGGATTGCTAATCCTCAGCTTCTTAAAGCTGATGCAGATGCTGACTATGCAGAGATTATCGAAATCAATATCGATGAAATCAAAGAGCCTATCCTTGCATGCCCTAACGATCCGGATGATGTGAAAGTGTTGTCTGAAGTTGCGGGTGACAAGATTGATGAAGTATTTATTGGTTCATGCATGACCAATATTGGCCACTTCCGCGCAGCTGGTCAGGTGCTACAAGGTAAGAAAGATATGCCAACCCGTTTATGGGTAGCGCCTCCAACTAAGATGGATGCTATGGTCTTGATGGAAGAAGGCTACTACGGCATGTTAGGCGCAGCTGGTGCCCGCATGGAAAGCCCAGGCTGCTCACTTTGTATGGGTAACCAAGCGCAGATCCGCAAGGGCTCCACAGCTGTATCAACCTCTACTCGTAACTTCCCTAACCGCTTGGGTATCGATACTCGCGTGTATTTGGCTTCTGCTGAATTGGCGTCTGTTGCCGCACTCTTGGGTCGCCTACCTACTCCTGCAGAGTATTTGGAGCAAGTGAAGGCTCTTGATGCTAAAGCTGGCGATGTTTATAAATACATGAGTTTTGACAAGCTCAAGTCATTTAGCGATGTTGCAGATACTGTGACCGTGTAA
- a CDS encoding superinfection immunity protein, with product MRLLFAILISILSLFYFLPFAIAFHKKRANTGAIFALNLFLGWSLIGWVVALVWALKEEQVV from the coding sequence ATGCGCCTTTTATTTGCGATATTAATCAGTATTCTCTCCCTCTTTTATTTCCTCCCTTTTGCTATTGCATTTCACAAAAAAAGGGCAAATACAGGAGCTATTTTTGCCTTAAACCTGTTTTTAGGGTGGTCCCTGATTGGCTGGGTAGTTGCACTGGTTTGGGCCCTCAAAGAAGAGCAAGTTGTGTAA
- a CDS encoding CTP synthase: MTKYVFVTGGVVSSLGKGIAAASLAAILESRGLKVTLLKLDPYINVDPGTMSPLQHGEVFVTEDGAETDLDLGHYERFVSAKMRKSNNFTTGQIYESVISKERRGEYLGKTVQVIPHITNEIQAFVERGAKASHDGKADVAICEIGGTVGDIESLPFLEAARQMSLRLPLHDCAFVHLTLVPYIHSAGELKTKPTQHSVQKLREIGIMPTVLLCRADRPIPEDERAKISLFSNVREEAVISVWDVDTIYKIPEMLQAQGMDDLICRQLDLKAKPADLSVWANLVYEMANPQHEVTIGMVGKYVELTESYKSLIEALRHAGIHTHTRVNINYIDSEVIEKDGIDCLQNLDAILVPGGFGKRGTEGKIAAIRYARENNVPYLGICLGMQLAVIEFARHVANLTKANSTEFDPQSEQPVVALITEWLDREGRVEKRTNDSDLGGTMRLGSQRCPVKAGTLAHRIYGSEVNERHRHRYEVNNTYVPQLEKSGLIISARTPNEELPEMMELPTSMHPWFFGVQFHPEFTSTPRDGHPLFSAFISAALEHQTAAEKQAA, translated from the coding sequence ATGACCAAATACGTTTTTGTCACTGGTGGTGTGGTTTCTTCTTTAGGGAAAGGAATCGCAGCTGCCTCGCTTGCCGCGATTCTTGAATCCCGCGGCCTGAAAGTCACCCTCCTAAAATTAGATCCCTATATTAACGTTGACCCGGGGACCATGAGTCCACTGCAGCACGGAGAGGTTTTTGTAACCGAAGATGGTGCTGAAACTGACTTAGACTTGGGTCACTATGAGCGCTTTGTTTCTGCAAAGATGCGCAAAAGCAATAACTTCACCACTGGCCAGATTTATGAGTCAGTCATCAGCAAAGAACGTCGCGGCGAATATCTTGGAAAAACAGTCCAAGTGATTCCGCACATTACAAATGAAATCCAAGCTTTTGTAGAACGCGGCGCTAAAGCTAGTCATGATGGCAAAGCAGATGTTGCTATTTGCGAAATAGGCGGCACTGTTGGCGATATTGAATCACTACCGTTCTTAGAGGCTGCAAGACAGATGAGCTTGCGTCTACCTTTGCATGATTGCGCTTTTGTTCATTTGACTCTTGTGCCATATATCCATAGTGCTGGCGAGTTAAAAACTAAACCAACGCAACACTCTGTTCAGAAGCTTCGTGAGATCGGCATCATGCCGACAGTATTGCTCTGCCGTGCTGATCGCCCAATTCCGGAAGATGAGCGCGCAAAGATTTCTTTATTTTCAAACGTACGTGAAGAGGCAGTGATTTCAGTTTGGGATGTAGATACGATTTATAAGATTCCTGAGATGCTCCAAGCCCAAGGCATGGATGATTTAATTTGCCGCCAACTAGACCTCAAAGCCAAGCCAGCAGATCTTTCTGTATGGGCCAATCTAGTTTATGAAATGGCCAATCCACAACATGAGGTCACCATTGGTATGGTTGGCAAGTATGTGGAGCTAACGGAGTCATATAAATCACTGATTGAAGCATTGCGTCATGCAGGCATACATACGCATACCCGTGTCAATATTAATTACATCGATTCCGAAGTCATTGAAAAAGATGGAATTGATTGTTTGCAAAACTTGGATGCGATTTTAGTTCCAGGTGGCTTTGGTAAACGTGGCACCGAAGGCAAAATTGCTGCCATTCGTTATGCACGCGAAAACAATGTTCCTTATTTAGGTATTTGCTTGGGTATGCAATTGGCCGTAATTGAATTTGCACGACATGTAGCGAATCTTACTAAGGCGAATAGTACTGAATTTGATCCTCAGTCAGAACAGCCTGTTGTTGCCCTGATAACCGAATGGTTGGACAGAGAAGGGCGAGTAGAGAAACGCACTAATGACTCTGATTTGGGCGGCACTATGCGTCTTGGGTCGCAACGCTGTCCGGTTAAGGCTGGAACCTTAGCCCATCGGATTTATGGTTCCGAAGTAAATGAGCGCCATCGTCATCGTTATGAGGTAAACAACACCTATGTGCCTCAGCTAGAGAAATCTGGTTTGATTATTTCAGCTAGAACCCCCAATGAAGAGTTGCCAGAGATGATGGAATTACCAACATCTATGCATCCTTGGTTCTTCGGTGTGCAGTTTCACCCTGAATTTACTTCAACACCGCGGGATGGGCACCCTTTGTTCTCAGCCTTTATTAGCGCTGCACTTGAGCACCAAACAGCCGCTGAAAAGCAAGCTGCATAA